The Streptomyces sp. NBC_00691 genome has a segment encoding these proteins:
- a CDS encoding MFS transporter, translated as MTEDTRRGTSVPAATGTVTTAVPARLDRLPWSRWHWMIVIGLGTVWILDGLEVTIVGNIAGRLAESGSGLDITAAQVTGTAAALYVAGACSGALFFGWLTDRYGRKKLFMVTLAVYLGATALTALSMESWWFFLFRFLTGFGIGGEYAAINSAIDELIPSLYRGRVDLIINGSYWLGAIGGALLSIVMLDTDIFALDMGWRLSFALGVVLGLVILLVRRHVPESPRWQFIHGRGEEAEGLVSTVEREVEEEHGRPLPAPAGEITIHQRRGIGFGLIAKTVFRRYPRRAVLGLSLFIGQAFLYNAITFGFGTILSTFFDVPTGRTGYYFAVVAAGNFLGPLFLGRFFDTVGRRVMISSTYLLSGLLLFGTAWLFGSGVLSATTLTACWCAVLFFASAGASSAYLTVSEVFPMETRAMAIAFFYAIGTAAGGISGPLIFAELTESGIPSETVLAFQIGAGLMCAAGIVAAFLAVKAERRSLEDIAEPLSTAPAEASGTSDAVPPRA; from the coding sequence ATGACCGAAGACACGAGGCGGGGCACATCCGTTCCCGCAGCCACAGGAACCGTGACCACGGCCGTACCGGCCCGACTGGACCGCCTGCCCTGGTCGCGTTGGCACTGGATGATCGTGATCGGCCTCGGGACCGTCTGGATCCTGGACGGCCTCGAAGTCACCATCGTCGGAAACATCGCCGGCCGTCTCGCCGAGAGCGGCAGCGGTCTGGACATCACCGCCGCCCAGGTGACCGGAACGGCCGCCGCGCTGTACGTCGCCGGTGCCTGCTCCGGAGCACTCTTCTTCGGCTGGCTGACCGACCGTTACGGCCGCAAGAAGCTCTTCATGGTGACGCTGGCCGTCTACCTGGGGGCCACCGCCCTCACGGCCCTGTCGATGGAATCCTGGTGGTTCTTCCTCTTCCGCTTCCTGACGGGCTTCGGGATCGGCGGCGAGTACGCGGCCATCAACTCGGCGATCGACGAACTGATCCCCTCCCTCTACCGGGGGCGCGTCGACCTCATCATCAACGGCAGCTACTGGCTCGGAGCCATCGGCGGGGCCCTGCTCTCCATCGTCATGCTGGACACCGACATCTTCGCCCTCGACATGGGCTGGCGGCTCAGCTTCGCCCTCGGCGTCGTCCTCGGCCTGGTGATCCTCCTGGTCCGACGGCACGTCCCCGAGAGCCCACGATGGCAGTTCATCCATGGACGCGGAGAGGAGGCCGAGGGACTGGTCTCCACCGTCGAGCGCGAGGTCGAGGAGGAACACGGCCGCCCGTTGCCGGCGCCCGCCGGCGAGATCACCATCCACCAGCGACGCGGCATCGGCTTCGGACTCATCGCGAAGACCGTCTTCCGCCGCTACCCGCGCCGCGCCGTCCTCGGCCTCTCCCTCTTCATCGGCCAGGCGTTCCTCTACAACGCCATCACCTTCGGTTTCGGCACGATCCTTTCCACCTTCTTCGACGTTCCCACGGGCCGGACGGGCTACTACTTCGCCGTCGTCGCCGCGGGCAACTTCCTCGGCCCGCTGTTCCTCGGCAGGTTCTTCGACACGGTCGGACGCCGTGTCATGATCTCTTCCACCTACCTCCTGTCCGGCCTCCTGCTCTTCGGCACGGCATGGCTGTTCGGCAGCGGCGTCCTCAGCGCCACCACGCTCACGGCCTGCTGGTGCGCCGTGCTGTTCTTCGCGTCCGCCGGTGCGTCCAGCGCCTACCTCACGGTCTCCGAGGTCTTCCCGATGGAGACCCGCGCGATGGCCATCGCCTTCTTCTACGCGATCGGCACCGCGGCAGGCGGTATCAGCGGCCCACTGATCTTCGCCGAGCTCACCGAGTCCGGCATCCCGTCGGAGACCGTCCTCGCCTTCCAGATCGGCGCCGGCCTCATGTGCGCGGCCGGAATCGTG